The following proteins are co-located in the Betta splendens chromosome 9, fBetSpl5.4, whole genome shotgun sequence genome:
- the LOC114862534 gene encoding tetraspanin-8-like: protein MTKINSCLKCIFIFFNVLFAIFGCLLMYGTLKVTVQSQQLSAFGAPNLGWSWVFAIGVLGVSSLGIYAACSEKPVVLKIFAGFMGVGMVIMLIFGFILAVANNKLEDIFKTSDVTKQLMQNEDFRGMLQNLQQTNQCCGLENAEDWGSDIPDSCSCRGYSGCTARPLETSGPSSIYKKPCSDIIIHWVNIAFQISMGIFFTFAVTALLGLLISLLMVHQVKRYDNIGATTIAMRGY from the exons ATGACAAAAATTAATTCATGCCTCAAATGTATCTTCATCTTCTTCAATGTGCTGTTTGCA ATCTTTGGATGTCTGCTCATGTATGGAACGCTCAAGGTCACTGTTCAAAGccaacag CTGTCTGCGTTCGGGGCTCCCAACCTGGGTTGGAGCTGGGTGTTTGCCATCGGCGTTCTCGGCGTCTCCAGTCTGGGCATCTACGCAGCCTGCTCTGAGAAACCGGTCGTCCTCAAAATA TTTGCAGGCTTCATGGGGGTGGGCATGGTCATCATGCTGATCTTTGGCTTCATTCTTGCTGTGGCAAATAACAAG ttgGAAGACATCTTTAAGACCTCGGATGTGACAAAGCAGTTAATGCAGAATGAGGATTTCAGAGGGATGCTGCAAAACCTACAGCAAACT AACCAGTGCTGTGGATTAGAGAATGCTGAAGACTGGGGAAGCGACATCCCCGATTCCTGTAGCTGCCGGGGTTATAGCGGATGCACAGCTCGTCCTCTG GAAACCTCAGGTCCAAGCAGCATCTATAAAAAG CCCTGCAGCGATATCATCATACACTGGGTGAACATCGCCTTTCAGATTTCAATGGGCATCTTCTTTACCTTTGCAGTGACTGCG CTGCTGGGGCTGCTCATCTCCCTCCTGATGGTCCATCAGGTCAAACGCTATGACAACATAGGAGCAACGACCATTGCCATGAGGGGCTACTGA
- the LOC129604644 gene encoding uncharacterized protein LOC129604644, with protein sequence MPDKKVPTSTVPAPVPVGPVEVVLAPVPVGPVEVVLAPVSVGPVEVVLAPIPVSLGVAVPADLQEEAAPAGVAAAVHADLQEEVAPAGVAAAVHADLQEEVAPAAAPAGLQEGVAPAAAPAAAPAAVPAGLPEGVGPALSPAGLPEGVGPALSPAALPEEVGPALSPAALPEEVVGWSWSLCFLGQCVQVQFLVARSRPRPSPLLVVWRLQNLHRFLAARPRPHLHRFLAARPRPHLLRVQDEAFSCIFYFVHCCKCVKNKSIFASVPGGPALTASVPGGPALTASVPGGPALTTSPRLFCSLVPAFRRLVPCRPDGWPRLWRILWRGWRCLLRRRPPRLSSSGGDSLPGGRRFLRWRWRCFCRGRPPRPLGLLEGTVWTIVGFCFVPPPDVLPPPTLLRRPAEGGDSGPPPANSLHPPWAGGLVGVVEDAIGGGVLSCFTPCLVVTPRPVLFC encoded by the exons ATgcccgacaagaaggtcccaacat CGACCGTTccagcccccgttcctgtcggccccgtagAGGTCGTCCTAgcccccgtccctgtcggccccgtAGAGGTCGTCCTAGCCCCCGTCTCTGTCGGCCCCGTAGAGGTCGTCCTAGCCCCCATCCCTGTCAGCCTCGGAGTagcagttcccgccgacctccaggaggaggccgcgccagctggagttgctgccgcggttcacgccgacctccaggaggaggtcgcgccggctggagttgctgccgcggttcacgccgacctccaggaggag gtcgcgcccgctgcagctcctgcgggcctccaggagggggtcgctcctgcagcagcgcctgccgcagcacctgctgcagtccctgccggcctcccggagggggtcggtccagctctgtctcctgccggcctcccggagggggtcggtccagctctgtctcctgccgccctcccggaggaggtcggtccagctctgtctcctgccgccctcccggaggaggtggtcgggtggtcctggtccctgtgttttttgggccaatgtgtgcaggtgcagttcctggtggcccggtcccggccacgcccgtctccgctcctggtggtctggcgccTACAgaacctgcatcggttcctggcggctcggccccggccgcacctgcatcggttcctggcggctcggccccggccgcacctgcttCGGGTCCAGGATGAAGCCTTtagttgcattttttattttgtgcattgttgtaaatgtgtaaaaaacaaaagtatttttgcgtcggttcctggtggtccggcgctgaccgcttcggttcctggtggtccggcgctgaccgcttcggttcctggtggtccggcgctgaccacgtctccacgcCTGTTCTGCTCCTTGGTGCCGGCATTCCGCCGGCTGGTACCTTGTCGGCCTGATGGGTGGCCTCGCCtttggcgcatcctgtggcgaggatggcgctgcctcctgcgtcgtcggccacctcggctgtctAGTTCCGGGGGTGACTCCCTGCCCGGGGGTCGCCGTTTCCTGCGGTGGCGATGGCGTTGCTTCTGCCGTGGCCGACCGCCGCGCCCCCTTGGCCTCCTGGAAGGGACAGTTTGGACCattgtggggttttgttttgtccctcctcctgatgtcctccctccgcccaccctgcttcgaCGTCCGGCCGAGGGGGGGGATTCGGGCCCTCCTCCTGCGaactccctccacccgccctgggcggggGGGCTCGTTGGCGtggtggaagacgccataggggggggggtactgtcatgtttcacgccatgtcttgttgtcacgccacgtcctgttttattttgttaa
- the LOC114862535 gene encoding CD63 antigen-like isoform X2: MARCRSYLRGLAVCVTVLLLVSGVVMIGVGFSSIEGNIPVAKLFEQLSISDGLLVLQVFGPITVILSVVGVCAASLDLKPLLLVFSVLIFVEFVALMVVASPLVQVQAQLDSAVEEVFLNVTPLHKAEPYIQRELNKLQASDACCGLRTFEDWANFLPVSCFCTLPVSASDRQPSPGADNSSSEAPCANHPNQTTEPRVHSKPCGPILKTYLSFPIKLRIGIISAVATITMAAIALCLTLGLENYWKTPPVETTVDDFNRVKYEPKPSLT; this comes from the exons ATGGCTCGCTGCAGGAGTTACTTGCGAGGACTCGCCGTCTgtgtcactgtgctgctgctg gtgtctggtgtGGTGATGATTGGTGTCGGATTCTCCTCCATCGAAGGCAACATACCAGTTGCTAAG ctgttcgAGCAGCTGTCCATTAGCGATGGTTTACTGGTGCTGCAGGTGTTTGGGCCCATCACAGTCATTCTGTCGGTTGTGGGCGTCTGTGCTGCGTCTCTGGATCTCAaacctctgctgctggtg TTTTCCGTCCTGATCTTTGTGGAGTTCGTGGCTCTGATGGTCGTTGCGTCTCCACTGGTTCAGGTTCAAGCTCAG CTCGACAGCGCCGTGGAGGAGGTGTTCCTCAACGTGACCCCCCTCCACAAAGCAGAGCCGTACATTCAGAGGGAGCTGAACAAACTCCAGGCCTCG GACGCTTGCTGTGGTTTGAGAACATTTGAAGACTGGGCAAAtttccttcctgtctcctgtttctgcacacttcctgtctctgcctctgaccGGCAGCCGAG TCCTGGAGCCGATAACTCCAGCTCAGAAGCACCTTGTGCCAATCACCCGAACCAAACTACTGAACCGCGGGTTCACTCCAAG CCCTGCGGCCCCATCCTGAAGACGTACCTGAGCTTCCCCATCAAACTCAGGATAGGAATCATTTCAGCTGTAGCTACTATAACG ATGGCGGCCATCGCTCTGTGTCTGACGCTGGGCCTGGAGAACTACTGGAAGACGCCTCCAGTTGAAACCACAGTGGACGACTTCAACAGAGTGAAATATGAGCCTAAACCCAGCCTCACCTGA
- the LOC114862535 gene encoding uncharacterized protein LOC114862535 isoform X1: protein MARCRSYLRGLAVCVTVLLLVSGVVMIGVGFSSIEGNIPVAKLFEQLSISDGLLVLQVFGPITVILSVVGVCAASLDLKPLLLVKTAETSPADQFSVLIFVEFVALMVVASPLVQVQAQLDSAVEEVFLNVTPLHKAEPYIQRELNKLQASDACCGLRTFEDWANFLPVSCFCTLPVSASDRQPSPGADNSSSEAPCANHPNQTTEPRVHSKPCGPILKTYLSFPIKLRIGIISAVATITMAAIALCLTLGLENYWKTPPVETTVDDFNRVKYEPKPSLT, encoded by the exons ATGGCTCGCTGCAGGAGTTACTTGCGAGGACTCGCCGTCTgtgtcactgtgctgctgctg gtgtctggtgtGGTGATGATTGGTGTCGGATTCTCCTCCATCGAAGGCAACATACCAGTTGCTAAG ctgttcgAGCAGCTGTCCATTAGCGATGGTTTACTGGTGCTGCAGGTGTTTGGGCCCATCACAGTCATTCTGTCGGTTGTGGGCGTCTGTGCTGCGTCTCTGGATCTCAaacctctgctgctggtg AAAACTGCTGAGACCTCGCCTGCAGATCAG TTTTCCGTCCTGATCTTTGTGGAGTTCGTGGCTCTGATGGTCGTTGCGTCTCCACTGGTTCAGGTTCAAGCTCAG CTCGACAGCGCCGTGGAGGAGGTGTTCCTCAACGTGACCCCCCTCCACAAAGCAGAGCCGTACATTCAGAGGGAGCTGAACAAACTCCAGGCCTCG GACGCTTGCTGTGGTTTGAGAACATTTGAAGACTGGGCAAAtttccttcctgtctcctgtttctgcacacttcctgtctctgcctctgaccGGCAGCCGAG TCCTGGAGCCGATAACTCCAGCTCAGAAGCACCTTGTGCCAATCACCCGAACCAAACTACTGAACCGCGGGTTCACTCCAAG CCCTGCGGCCCCATCCTGAAGACGTACCTGAGCTTCCCCATCAAACTCAGGATAGGAATCATTTCAGCTGTAGCTACTATAACG ATGGCGGCCATCGCTCTGTGTCTGACGCTGGGCCTGGAGAACTACTGGAAGACGCCTCCAGTTGAAACCACAGTGGACGACTTCAACAGAGTGAAATATGAGCCTAAACCCAGCCTCACCTGA
- the tspan9b gene encoding tetraspanin-9 isoform X2, whose product MKLSGCLILAVGIYLKVTNNANQITSGYLPGADLMIAIGVIIMVLGFLGCCGAIRENRCLLLLFFISLLIIFILLLAAGILGAIGQKQVENWVKEQMDNLNPLSGQPAEVVSDLEKIQIQLHCCGLLNGPSDWGSSIPSSCNCNSTVANCGNNVYYTTPCATKVITLMKNSMVIVLGIAFAIAVLLIFGMAFSMVLYCQIGRKEGATRPANA is encoded by the exons ATGAAG CTGAGCGGATGTTTGATCCTGGCTGTGGGCATTTACCTGAAGGTCACCAATAATGCGAACCAG ATCACCAGTGGGTATTTACCCGGCGCTGACCTGATGATCGCCATCGGTGTGATCATCATGGTGCTGGGATTCCTGGGCTGCTGTGGAGCCATCAGggagaaccgctgcctgctgctgctg TTTTTCATCAGCCTCttgatcatcttcatcctcctgctgGCGGCCGGCATCCTGGGAGCTATTGGTCAGAAGCAG GTGGAGAACTGGGTGAAGGAACAAATGGACAATCTGAACCCACTGTCCGGGCAACCAGCAGAGGTGGTGTCAGACCTGGAGAAGATACAGATACAG CTCCATTGTTGTGGACTCCTGAACGGACCGTCGGACTGGGGCAGCAGCATTCCCAGTTCATGCAATTGCAATTCAACAGTAGCAAACTGTGGCAACAACGTTTATTACACCACG ccGTGTGCGACGAAGGTCATCACCCTGATGAAGAACAGCATGGTCATTGTGCTGGGGATCGCCTTCGCTATAGCTGTGCTGTTG ATCTTCGGGATGGCCTTCTCCATGGTGCTGTACTGCCAGATTGGGCGGAAGGAAGGAGCCACCAGACCTGCAAACGCCTGA
- the tspan9b gene encoding tetraspanin-9 isoform X1 codes for MAVNRCIKYLLFFFNLLFWLSGCLILAVGIYLKVTNNANQITSGYLPGADLMIAIGVIIMVLGFLGCCGAIRENRCLLLLFFISLLIIFILLLAAGILGAIGQKQVENWVKEQMDNLNPLSGQPAEVVSDLEKIQIQLHCCGLLNGPSDWGSSIPSSCNCNSTVANCGNNVYYTTPCATKVITLMKNSMVIVLGIAFAIAVLLIFGMAFSMVLYCQIGRKEGATRPANA; via the exons CTGAGCGGATGTTTGATCCTGGCTGTGGGCATTTACCTGAAGGTCACCAATAATGCGAACCAG ATCACCAGTGGGTATTTACCCGGCGCTGACCTGATGATCGCCATCGGTGTGATCATCATGGTGCTGGGATTCCTGGGCTGCTGTGGAGCCATCAGggagaaccgctgcctgctgctgctg TTTTTCATCAGCCTCttgatcatcttcatcctcctgctgGCGGCCGGCATCCTGGGAGCTATTGGTCAGAAGCAG GTGGAGAACTGGGTGAAGGAACAAATGGACAATCTGAACCCACTGTCCGGGCAACCAGCAGAGGTGGTGTCAGACCTGGAGAAGATACAGATACAG CTCCATTGTTGTGGACTCCTGAACGGACCGTCGGACTGGGGCAGCAGCATTCCCAGTTCATGCAATTGCAATTCAACAGTAGCAAACTGTGGCAACAACGTTTATTACACCACG ccGTGTGCGACGAAGGTCATCACCCTGATGAAGAACAGCATGGTCATTGTGCTGGGGATCGCCTTCGCTATAGCTGTGCTGTTG ATCTTCGGGATGGCCTTCTCCATGGTGCTGTACTGCCAGATTGGGCGGAAGGAAGGAGCCACCAGACCTGCAAACGCCTGA